In Euphorbia lathyris chromosome 9, ddEupLath1.1, whole genome shotgun sequence, the following are encoded in one genomic region:
- the LOC136207187 gene encoding uncharacterized protein — MAYIPPHKRHSLDKGRTSPNAELLAPFFKRNLSLRPQDSNKDKSGKIIYANCAISRWFAVGLSDNNQLPSHIHLKPVSLESIERRSGEKPLVLVNSHLNEENTELGEDDLLSPWAIIAENVKQDLITSFECLRNEMHCEGLELIKPTLVARFGKILFHGNPFVRPGNVQTQSDESILKRLKRSVYTNVPSSYMEYLTDVVVPNLGFSFEDEKDIYHVKLSDNTRPDSTVSCKCSVGADKKLLLYKVELNQVRQMVIDIACLDKNLDLRLMLCTKRILTTLSDDEVDNIRDLINSAVLDLEVKGGLRWPLGKTSSGNRYSVVGVWHTTAKAYSSPSLLRLKVRHADRFDFRTGTGEATREAYLKLKGIVSELQEQRAESDAVSMLKDSLKSIWEHFLRSEPIF, encoded by the exons ATGGCTTACATTCCTCCGCACAAGCGGCATTCACTTGACAAGGGTAGGACATCACCAAATGCAGAGTTGTTAGCTCCTTTCTTCAAGAGAAATTTAAGTTTGAGACCACAAGATTCTAACAAAGATAAGAGTGGAAAGATCATATATGCAAATTGTGCTATATCTAGATGGTTTGCTGTTGGTTTGAGTGATAATAACCAACTTCCTTCTCACATTCATCTGAAGCCGGTTTCGTTAGAGTCCATTGAGCGCAGATCTGGAGAGAAACCTCTAGTCTTGGTGAACAGTCATTTAAATGAAG AAAATACTGAGCTGGGAGAGGATGATTTGCTAAGTCCATGGGCTATTATAGCTGAAAATGTAAAGCAAGATCTGATAACTTCTTTTGAATGTCTGAGGAATGAAATGCACTGTGAGGGGTTGGAGCTTATAAAGCCAACTTTGGTTGCTAGGTTTGGTAAAATTCTTTTTCATGG GAATCCATTCGTAAGGCCTGGAAATGTTCAGACTCAGAGTGATGAAAGTATTTTGAAACGATTGAAAAGATCTGTTTACACGAATGTTCCTTCTTCATATATGGAATACCTCACAGATGTAGTTGTCCCAAATTTAGGATTTAGTTTTGAAGATGAAAAGGACATCTACCATGTAAAG TTGTCTGATAACACAAGACCGGATTCAACTGTTTCATGCAAATGTAGTGTAGGGGCAGATAAAAAACTGCTACTCTACAAG GTTGAATTAAACCAAGTACGCCAGATGGTCATAGATATAGCATGCCTTGATAAGAATCTAGACCTGAGGTTAATGCTATGCACCAAGAGGATTTTAACAACACTTTCT GATGATGAGGTTGATAATATAAGAGATCTAATCAATTCAGCAGTATTAGATTTAGAGGTGAAGGGTGGGTTGAGATGGCCTTTGGGGAAGACATCTTCTGGAAATAGGTACAGTGTAGTAGGGGTTTGGCACACTACAGCTAAAGCCTACAGTAGTCCATCACTACTACGGCTCAAAGTAAGACACGCAGATCGTTTTGATTTTAGGACTGGAACTGGAGAAGCTACAAGGGAAGCTTATCTGAAGCTGAAAGGAATAGTTTCAGAATTGCAG GAACAGAGAGCAGAAAGTGATGCAGTCTCTATGCTCAAGGATAGCTTAAAATCGATATGGGAGCACTTTTTACGCAGCGAACCCATATTTTAA